One window of Methanogenium organophilum genomic DNA carries:
- a CDS encoding RNB domain-containing ribonuclease, whose amino-acid sequence MNRRQEIDLTAIAWDTMERFGFYPEFPRSVLREVEVIKPKIHDGEIDSHDLTSLLWSSIDNWDSMDLDQIEYCEKGAAGEIHVKVAIADVDSYVPKRSQADRYAAHNGTSVYTGIVTFPMLPDHLSKGITSLLPGQDCEAVVIEYTVLPDGNTRHGSLYRATVANKAKLIYEEVGEWLEGTRDIPVTVSDVPALEEQILMQHEAAQRLRRYRMKHGALDLQTIEAEPVMEEGRVKDLVVQRQDLARQVIEEFMVAANGTTVAYLEDAGLPMIERVVVTPKYWDEIVDTAAEYGWKLPSRPDAKSLSRFLDYERERDPDTFPDLSLTIVKLMGPGEYIARDPKREPVGHFALAVTDYTHSTAPNRRYADLIIQRLVKSAIEGDHCPYTYEDLEEESAWLSDREKRSKKVERFMRKAAAAVLLEDRIGEKFEGFVTGASERGTYVRLIEPPVEGRVMRGEGCLKVGHKVIVRLIHTDPERGYVDFECTGKRPGIRRFS is encoded by the coding sequence ATGAACAGACGACAGGAAATTGACCTCACTGCCATCGCATGGGACACGATGGAAAGATTCGGATTTTATCCTGAATTTCCCCGTTCTGTCCTCCGCGAAGTAGAGGTCATCAAACCAAAAATCCATGACGGGGAAATAGATTCCCATGACCTCACGTCTCTCCTCTGGTCGTCCATCGATAACTGGGACTCCATGGACCTTGACCAGATTGAATACTGCGAAAAAGGGGCAGCAGGTGAGATCCATGTGAAAGTCGCCATTGCTGATGTCGATTCATACGTACCAAAACGCTCACAGGCAGACCGGTATGCAGCCCATAACGGCACATCGGTCTATACGGGGATCGTTACATTCCCCATGCTCCCTGACCATCTCTCCAAAGGAATTACCTCTCTTCTGCCGGGGCAGGACTGCGAAGCAGTGGTCATCGAGTACACCGTTCTCCCGGACGGGAATACCCGCCATGGGAGTCTGTACCGGGCCACCGTCGCAAACAAGGCGAAGCTCATCTATGAGGAGGTCGGAGAGTGGCTGGAAGGAACACGCGACATTCCGGTGACGGTTAGTGATGTGCCGGCGCTCGAAGAACAGATCCTGATGCAGCATGAGGCTGCACAGCGGCTGAGACGCTACCGCATGAAGCATGGCGCCCTTGACCTCCAGACCATCGAGGCAGAGCCCGTGATGGAAGAGGGACGGGTGAAAGATCTTGTCGTCCAGCGTCAGGATTTAGCAAGGCAGGTGATCGAGGAGTTTATGGTCGCCGCTAACGGGACGACGGTTGCATACCTGGAAGATGCCGGATTGCCCATGATCGAGCGGGTTGTTGTCACCCCGAAATACTGGGATGAAATCGTTGACACCGCAGCGGAATACGGCTGGAAGCTCCCGTCACGACCGGATGCAAAATCCCTCTCCCGGTTCCTCGATTATGAACGGGAGCGGGATCCCGACACCTTTCCCGACCTCTCCCTCACCATCGTCAAACTGATGGGGCCCGGAGAATATATTGCCCGCGACCCGAAACGGGAACCGGTCGGCCATTTTGCTCTTGCAGTCACCGACTATACCCACTCAACCGCACCGAACAGGCGCTACGCGGATCTCATCATCCAGCGTCTGGTGAAATCAGCCATTGAAGGCGACCACTGTCCATATACCTATGAAGACCTGGAGGAGGAGTCCGCCTGGCTTTCTGACCGGGAGAAAAGGTCCAAGAAAGTGGAACGATTCATGCGCAAAGCGGCAGCGGCAGTCCTCCTGGAGGACAGAATCGGCGAGAAATTTGAAGGGTTTGTCACCGGTGCTTCCGAGAGAGGCACCTATGTCAGGCTTATCGAACCACCGGTAGAAGGGAGAGTTATGCGGGGAGAAGGGTGTCTGAAAGTGGGTCACAAAGTCATCGTCCGCCTGATTCACACCGATCCCGAGAGGGGCTATGTTGACTTTGAGTGTACGGGTAAGAGACCGGGCATCAGACGGTTTTCATAA
- a CDS encoding UbiA prenyltransferase family protein encodes MDKIQGYRKMLRTGDWVKFYPLFPLAGACLAAGITSELITVFALFFCITAYGFVINNLYDAEIDSKHSGKAETGKNPLADRVVSKKETIAMCGVLAGIPLLLSLAISGIGFVFTLLCLIALTLYSATPARLKDRFAADIICHGVMFGGLPFLTGYALAGGGIPELVSLPAAAALVCTFICCEALIAHEIMDYHEDLGTTYTTVVGIGLKNGALILGVSAMLSIITLELMAWWFTVDIVANAVILMFLIAYPLYSCRQILLPEAERGYCLFMNNRIFRTR; translated from the coding sequence ATGGACAAAATACAGGGATACCGAAAAATGCTCCGCACAGGGGACTGGGTTAAATTTTATCCGCTCTTTCCACTCGCAGGGGCATGCCTCGCCGCAGGGATCACATCAGAATTAATTACCGTCTTTGCGCTATTCTTCTGCATCACCGCATATGGATTTGTCATCAACAATCTGTATGACGCAGAGATTGACAGTAAACATTCAGGTAAGGCAGAAACGGGGAAAAACCCCCTTGCTGACCGGGTTGTCTCAAAGAAGGAGACCATCGCGATGTGTGGAGTGCTCGCAGGAATACCACTCCTTCTATCACTCGCAATATCCGGCATAGGATTTGTCTTCACCCTCCTCTGTCTGATCGCACTGACGCTCTATTCAGCAACACCGGCACGGCTCAAGGACCGGTTTGCAGCAGATATTATCTGTCACGGTGTGATGTTTGGGGGATTGCCGTTTCTTACCGGATATGCCCTTGCCGGTGGCGGGATTCCGGAACTGGTATCTCTTCCTGCAGCTGCGGCGCTGGTCTGCACCTTCATCTGCTGTGAAGCACTGATTGCACATGAAATCATGGATTATCACGAAGACCTTGGCACCACGTATACGACCGTTGTTGGTATCGGTTTGAAAAACGGAGCGTTAATATTGGGTGTCTCTGCGATGCTCTCCATCATCACACTGGAACTGATGGCATGGTGGTTTACGGTCGACATTGTGGCGAACGCCGTGATATTGATGTTCCTTATCGCCTATCCTCTCTACAGTTGCCGGCAGATTCTGCTACCAGAGGCAGAACGAGGGTACTGCCTGTTCATGAACAATCGCATATTCCGCACCCGGTGA
- a CDS encoding ABC transporter permease, producing MDIVYTLWLRSIKRYIRSKSRIVGSLGMPVFFLLALGFGLNAVVRIPGGAGEDYIQFIVPGIVAMSVLFTSVFSGIQIIWDKQFGFLKETLVAPVSRLEIMLGQTVGGATTAVIQGAIILVISLFIGLSIPGVAGFAIAFFFMALIGICFAAFGIAIASKMEDMHGFQLIMNFVVFPIFGLSGALFPIESLPEWVVPLTLVDPLTYGVEGIRYGLMGTSPIHPLVSAAVLGVCTLAMIVIGALLFRKASI from the coding sequence ATGGATATCGTCTACACCCTCTGGCTGCGCAGCATCAAGCGTTATATCCGCTCGAAGAGCCGGATTGTAGGGAGCCTCGGGATGCCCGTCTTCTTCCTCCTCGCTCTCGGGTTCGGACTCAATGCGGTCGTACGGATTCCGGGCGGCGCCGGGGAGGACTATATCCAGTTCATCGTGCCCGGCATCGTGGCGATGAGCGTACTCTTCACGTCGGTCTTCTCCGGCATCCAGATCATCTGGGACAAGCAGTTCGGGTTTCTCAAGGAGACCCTCGTCGCCCCGGTCTCCCGGCTTGAGATCATGCTCGGTCAGACGGTCGGCGGGGCGACGACCGCGGTCATTCAGGGCGCAATCATCCTCGTGATATCCCTCTTCATAGGTCTCAGCATCCCGGGAGTCGCCGGGTTTGCCATCGCGTTCTTCTTCATGGCGCTCATCGGCATCTGCTTTGCGGCGTTCGGCATTGCCATCGCCTCAAAAATGGAGGATATGCACGGGTTCCAGCTCATCATGAACTTTGTCGTCTTCCCGATATTCGGTCTCTCCGGCGCTCTCTTCCCCATCGAGAGCCTGCCGGAATGGGTGGTGCCGCTGACACTCGTTGACCCCCTCACCTACGGCGTGGAGGGAATTCGCTACGGTCTCATGGGCACCTCCCCCATTCACCCCCTCGTGAGTGCCGCGGTTCTCGGTGTCTGCACGCTCGCGATGATCGTCATAGGTGCCCTGCTCTTCCGGAAGGCATCCATCTGA
- a CDS encoding ATP-binding cassette domain-containing protein, whose translation MTAIHVENLTKRFDDFTAVDGISFTIERGEIFGLLGPNGAGKTTTISMLSTLLEPTTGRALINGTDVTADQDGVRRAIGIVFQDQSLDEELTAWENMDFHGRLYRIPKDIREKRITDLLCLVELEERKDSLVKTFSGGMRRRLEIARGLLHEPAVLFLDEPTLGLDPQTRNHLWDYIHNLNETRGITIILTTHYMDEADRLCDRIAIIDHGKIIALDTPDALKSRVGDDVVTVTSPDASRIAREVTAPWIAGADHHDGQVTLRLKEADTHITELIQQFGENGYTITAVSVRKPTLEDVFLRFTGKTIREEEATGPNILRMKMMGRRH comes from the coding sequence ATGACCGCGATTCACGTGGAAAACCTCACCAAACGCTTCGACGACTTCACGGCGGTCGACGGCATCTCCTTTACCATCGAACGCGGGGAGATCTTCGGCCTTCTGGGCCCGAACGGCGCCGGCAAGACGACGACCATATCGATGCTCTCCACCCTCCTTGAACCGACGACAGGCAGGGCGCTCATCAACGGCACGGATGTGACGGCCGACCAGGACGGCGTGCGCCGGGCCATTGGCATCGTCTTTCAGGACCAGAGCCTCGACGAGGAGCTGACCGCATGGGAGAATATGGACTTCCACGGCCGCCTCTACCGCATTCCGAAGGACATTCGGGAGAAACGGATCACCGACCTCCTGTGCCTCGTCGAGCTCGAGGAGCGCAAAGACAGTCTCGTGAAGACTTTCTCCGGCGGCATGCGACGGCGTCTCGAGATCGCACGGGGCCTCCTGCACGAACCGGCGGTCCTCTTCCTTGACGAACCCACCCTCGGTCTCGACCCCCAGACCCGCAACCATCTCTGGGACTACATCCATAACCTGAACGAAACCAGGGGGATCACCATCATCCTCACCACCCACTACATGGACGAGGCCGACCGCCTCTGCGACCGCATCGCGATCATCGACCACGGTAAGATCATTGCCCTGGACACGCCCGATGCCCTCAAAAGCCGGGTGGGGGACGATGTCGTCACCGTCACCTCGCCGGATGCGTCCCGCATCGCCAGAGAGGTCACGGCCCCATGGATTGCAGGGGCAGACCACCATGACGGTCAGGTGACACTTCGCCTCAAGGAGGCAGACACCCACATCACCGAGCTCATCCAGCAGTTCGGTGAGAACGGTTATACGATCACCGCGGTATCCGTCCGCAAACCCACCCTCGAGGACGTCTTCCTCCGCTTCACCGGCAAGACAATCCGCGAAGAAGAGGCGACGGGCCCGAACATTCTCCGGATGAAGATGATGGGGAGGCGCCACTGA
- a CDS encoding PadR family transcriptional regulator gives MKGVLKFPTQDGHTRSLITLYVMHSLHREPKTGYDILREIDDVTKGEWVPSKGTLYPMLRHLADEGLITPHETGARAKTIYALTPDGEKTLAELKKYRHQSHENFRLLRTIHSDIFGKEFASLAEKMWEIRESVRDLPEDKHKAASEILDTCLSALRGLEEETEEDEGEGEI, from the coding sequence ATGAAAGGCGTTCTGAAATTTCCCACACAAGACGGCCACACACGGTCGCTTATCACCCTGTATGTCATGCATTCCCTGCATCGGGAACCGAAAACCGGGTATGACATCCTCAGGGAGATCGATGACGTGACCAAAGGAGAGTGGGTGCCCAGCAAAGGGACACTCTACCCAATGCTCCGCCACCTCGCAGATGAAGGGCTGATTACCCCCCATGAGACCGGCGCACGGGCAAAGACCATCTACGCCCTGACACCGGACGGAGAGAAAACCCTTGCAGAGCTCAAAAAATACCGGCACCAGTCGCATGAAAACTTCCGGCTCCTGAGAACCATCCATTCCGATATCTTCGGGAAAGAATTCGCATCCCTCGCAGAGAAGATGTGGGAGATACGGGAGAGTGTACGTGACCTCCCGGAGGATAAACACAAGGCGGCATCAGAGATTCTCGACACCTGTCTCAGTGCTCTCCGGGGACTGGAAGAAGAAACCGAAGAAGATGAGGGAGAGGGTGAGATATGA
- a CDS encoding glycosyltransferase, which produces MISVIIPALNEEDTILACLQSLTDQTIPRDSYEIIVVDGGSTDHTCDLAAGLADRVMFQNRAGIGGARGEGAMAAAGDILVFTDADTRHPNTWLETIQEELTTDGYDVCTGPVRFYDQTIRSCVIQGWRKNYLLLHHFGFYWLIGSNFAVKKDAYMRAGGHRNISILEDYDLSLRLAEAGVRCTYDRRTAVQTSARRLKGILPYTCIYITGFYHYHITGSEEGLLKYPQPRTITFQRFTKPTDLKEARQKIVSAWCKLILNGPRFD; this is translated from the coding sequence ATGATATCAGTAATCATTCCCGCACTCAATGAAGAAGATACCATCCTTGCCTGTCTCCAGTCGCTAACAGACCAGACAATCCCGCGGGACTCCTACGAGATCATTGTTGTCGACGGCGGTTCCACGGATCACACCTGTGATCTTGCCGCAGGTCTCGCAGACAGGGTCATGTTCCAGAATCGGGCCGGTATCGGCGGGGCCCGCGGAGAAGGGGCTATGGCAGCAGCGGGTGACATCCTTGTCTTCACCGACGCCGACACCCGCCATCCGAACACCTGGCTGGAGACAATTCAGGAAGAACTCACCACCGACGGGTATGATGTCTGCACAGGACCCGTCCGGTTTTATGACCAAACCATCCGTTCGTGCGTCATACAGGGATGGCGGAAGAATTATCTCCTGCTTCATCATTTCGGGTTTTACTGGCTGATTGGGTCAAATTTTGCCGTGAAAAAGGATGCGTATATGCGGGCCGGCGGCCACCGGAACATATCCATCCTCGAGGATTATGACCTCTCGCTGCGACTCGCTGAAGCAGGCGTCCGGTGCACCTACGATCGCCGTACAGCAGTCCAGACCTCTGCACGGCGGCTGAAAGGAATTTTGCCGTATACCTGCATCTATATCACCGGATTTTATCACTACCACATCACCGGAAGTGAGGAGGGACTCCTGAAATATCCGCAACCGAGAACAATTACCTTTCAGCGATTTACCAAACCCACTGACCTGAAAGAGGCACGCCAGAAGATTGTCTCTGCCTGGTGCAAATTAATTCTGAACGGTCCACGATTCGACTGA
- a CDS encoding iron-containing alcohol dehydrogenase, with product MVYTFYNPKVALMGAGCVREIGNQATQLGGTKALIVCGVSKHGKELAENIAALLKGSDVASAVFAGAEPNPTDTSVQAGAEMYARESCDLIVAVGGGSPMDCAKGIGILATNGGEIRDYEGTGHTLKPLPPLITVNTTAGTASEMTSFSIITDTKRHIKMALVDWRLTPDVAINDPELMVSMPSSLTAATGMDALTHAVEAFVSTIATPVTDAAALKSIELVATYLPRAVSEGTDMEAREMMAYAEYLAGIAFNNASLGYVHAMAHQLGGFYNLPHGVCNAILLPHVGSFNKEAVPQRFAIIGRAMGVDVTGMSTEEAAEASIGAIKELAAAIGIPSGLAEIGAKEEDLPVLAENAMKDVCGLTNPREADLDEIIAIYRSAM from the coding sequence ATGGTCTACACGTTTTATAACCCAAAGGTCGCTCTGATGGGGGCAGGATGCGTTAGAGAGATTGGAAATCAGGCGACACAGCTTGGGGGAACGAAGGCACTTATTGTCTGCGGCGTTTCAAAACACGGGAAGGAACTGGCTGAAAATATTGCGGCACTTCTGAAGGGTTCCGATGTCGCATCCGCTGTCTTTGCGGGAGCAGAACCCAATCCCACAGATACCAGTGTGCAGGCAGGTGCAGAGATGTATGCACGTGAATCCTGTGATCTGATTGTTGCAGTTGGCGGCGGCAGTCCGATGGACTGTGCGAAAGGCATTGGGATTCTCGCCACAAACGGCGGTGAAATCCGCGATTATGAAGGCACTGGTCATACCCTGAAGCCTCTTCCGCCGCTTATTACGGTGAATACCACCGCTGGTACGGCAAGTGAGATGACAAGTTTCTCCATCATCACGGACACAAAACGACACATAAAAATGGCACTGGTTGACTGGAGACTGACCCCTGATGTGGCCATCAATGATCCTGAACTGATGGTGAGTATGCCGTCGTCTCTTACCGCGGCGACCGGTATGGATGCCCTGACGCATGCGGTCGAGGCATTTGTCTCAACGATTGCAACACCCGTGACCGATGCGGCAGCACTGAAGTCCATTGAACTGGTTGCCACATACCTTCCCCGCGCAGTGAGTGAAGGAACCGATATGGAAGCACGTGAAATGATGGCGTATGCCGAGTACCTTGCAGGCATCGCCTTTAATAACGCAAGTCTCGGGTATGTGCATGCGATGGCGCACCAGCTCGGCGGCTTCTACAATCTCCCGCATGGCGTCTGCAATGCGATTCTCCTGCCGCATGTCGGGTCATTCAACAAAGAGGCTGTACCGCAACGGTTCGCCATCATTGGGCGGGCCATGGGGGTAGATGTTACTGGAATGAGCACCGAAGAAGCTGCTGAGGCGTCTATCGGTGCAATCAAAGAACTCGCCGCTGCAATCGGTATCCCGTCAGGCCTTGCTGAAATTGGAGCGAAGGAAGAGGACCTTCCGGTTCTTGCAGAGAATGCCATGAAGGATGTCTGTGGCCTGACCAATCCAAGAGAGGCAGACCTGGACGAGATTATTGCCATCTACCGGAGTGCGATGTGA
- a CDS encoding acetyl ornithine aminotransferase family protein has protein sequence MDPLIRIRPPGPQAQAILRRDAGVISQSMVREYPLVVDRAEGMNLWDVDGNRYLDFSAGIAVMNIGWNHPDVVQAVTEQVQKLSHGAFLDYCSETPVRFAEKLVSMLPDNLNRVYLSNSGAETIEAALKLARHHTKRKYFIAFYGGFHGRTFGALSLTASRVIQRKYFGPFLPVIHVPYPNPYRPFGFKTEACDVDVIQYIEEEVFPMEVSPEEVAAIIVEPIQGEGGYVVPPLTFLKRLREVCDKHGILLIVDEVQSGCFRTGTFLASEQFGINPDIVCLSKALGGGFPLGVTVASEDVMTWPPGSHASTFGGNNAACAAALATLTVMDQPGFGEHVMEMGEYLTGKLRALQKRHPVIGDVRGIGLMIGAELVRDQVTKEPAKQERSYVLTESFKRGLTMLPAGESVIRFCPPLVIEKRHIDTGMNILDHSLELLQPVIAI, from the coding sequence GGAGGGCATGAATCTCTGGGATGTGGATGGGAACCGCTACCTGGACTTCTCTGCAGGTATTGCGGTGATGAATATCGGGTGGAACCACCCTGACGTCGTGCAGGCGGTCACCGAACAGGTGCAGAAGCTCTCCCACGGGGCATTTCTGGATTACTGCTCGGAAACACCTGTCCGGTTTGCAGAAAAACTGGTCTCCATGCTCCCGGATAACCTGAACCGTGTCTATCTCTCAAATTCCGGGGCCGAAACTATCGAGGCAGCCCTGAAGCTGGCCCGCCACCATACCAAACGGAAATACTTTATCGCGTTTTACGGGGGATTTCACGGGAGAACCTTCGGTGCGCTGAGTCTGACTGCATCACGGGTCATCCAGCGCAAATATTTTGGCCCGTTTCTGCCGGTCATCCACGTACCGTATCCGAATCCCTACCGTCCGTTCGGGTTTAAAACAGAGGCCTGTGATGTGGATGTCATCCAGTACATCGAAGAGGAGGTATTCCCGATGGAGGTGTCGCCCGAGGAAGTGGCGGCGATTATCGTTGAACCCATTCAGGGGGAAGGGGGATATGTGGTTCCGCCCCTGACATTTTTAAAACGCCTGCGTGAGGTATGTGACAAACACGGTATTCTCCTCATCGTCGATGAGGTGCAGTCGGGATGCTTCCGGACCGGCACCTTCCTTGCTTCAGAACAGTTTGGGATTAATCCTGACATTGTCTGCCTCTCAAAAGCCCTTGGTGGCGGGTTCCCGCTGGGTGTGACGGTGGCTTCAGAGGATGTGATGACCTGGCCACCCGGATCGCATGCAAGCACCTTTGGCGGGAATAATGCCGCCTGTGCGGCAGCCCTTGCCACCCTCACCGTCATGGACCAGCCCGGATTTGGCGAGCATGTTATGGAGATGGGGGAATACCTGACCGGGAAGCTGCGTGCCCTGCAGAAACGGCATCCGGTAATTGGCGATGTGCGGGGAATCGGACTGATGATCGGTGCAGAACTGGTCCGTGACCAGGTGACAAAAGAGCCCGCGAAACAGGAGCGCAGTTATGTACTGACAGAGTCTTTTAAACGGGGACTCACGATGCTGCCCGCAGGTGAATCCGTGATCCGGTTCTGTCCGCCGCTTGTGATTGAAAAACGCCATATCGATACCGGTATGAATATTCTGGACCATTCGCTGGAGTTGCTGCAGCCGGTGATCGCCATCTGA
- a CDS encoding TetR/AcrR family transcriptional regulator, with protein MSRHLSEEKRRALMEAAVDLFSTQGFHATPTQQISERAGVSAGTLFRYFRTKEDLIDSLYSSIHRALADAVDEAIRPEIPVEDQIKNVKRQVLHWMFENPKKTLFFEQFSSSPNITEKAKEEVVIRFSALDDLYRKAVSRGILKGVNREVFLANFWYPNFMLIHLHTIGKLQSDVEETIEQSVASMWCGLEQKQ; from the coding sequence GTGAGCAGACATTTATCTGAAGAAAAACGCAGGGCGCTGATGGAGGCTGCAGTTGATCTCTTTTCAACCCAGGGATTTCATGCGACACCGACACAGCAGATATCGGAGCGTGCCGGTGTGTCAGCAGGAACACTCTTCCGCTACTTTCGAACAAAAGAGGATTTGATAGATTCCCTTTACAGCTCTATTCACCGGGCACTCGCTGATGCAGTGGATGAGGCCATCCGTCCGGAAATCCCGGTGGAAGATCAGATAAAAAATGTTAAACGGCAGGTGCTCCACTGGATGTTTGAAAATCCGAAAAAAACCCTGTTCTTTGAACAGTTCTCTTCCTCACCGAATATCACGGAAAAAGCAAAAGAAGAGGTTGTCATCCGGTTCTCTGCCCTTGATGATCTGTACCGGAAAGCAGTATCACGGGGGATACTGAAAGGAGTTAACAGAGAGGTGTTTCTCGCAAATTTCTGGTACCCGAACTTCATGCTGATCCATCTTCATACCATCGGAAAATTACAGAGCGATGTTGAAGAGACCATCGAACAGTCGGTTGCGTCTATGTGGTGCGGACTGGAGCAGAAACAGTGA